GTTTAAACGCGACTTCACCGCTGAACATCGTTTTGGTATTGGGGAGTTCTTTTTCAAAGAGTTCCAGTCCTGAAGCGATGGTCGTAAAGAAGCTCTCTTCTTCATTTTTGATCTGCTCAGCGATGACCTCTTTTTTAGCGACAAGGTACGGGTACTGTTTGCCCATAAGCGCACACAAAGTATCAAGAAGTTTATACATAAATGGTTCACGAAGCCCTAGTAAATAGCCGTGTCTAACCGCACGTCTTAGGATGCGTCTGAGAACATAGCCACGCCCCACGCGACCAAAGGTTGTGCCTTGGGCTACAAGAAAAGAGACAGCGCGAATGTGATCGGCGATAACGCGGTAACTTGCACCCGTTTTATACGCATACGGTTTTCCGCAAAGCTCGGCAACTTTGTCCGTTAATGGGATAAAGAGTGAAGAGTCATAATTGCTGAAAACGCCTTCTTGCACTGCCGTAACACGCTCTAAACCCATACCCGTGTCGATAGAAGGTTTAGGAAGCGGATGAAGCACACCAGAAGAGTCTCGCTCGTACTGCATAAACACAAGATTCCAAATCTCTAAGAAACGATCACCATCGCCGCCCATATAATCCTCAGGCGTGTTAAAATTCTCAGCCCCTTGATCGATGAAGATTTCGCTACAAGGGCCGCAAGGTCCCGTATCGCCCATTTGCCAGAAGTTGTCTTTATCACCAAAGCGCATAATGCGACTCGCATCAATGTGTTTTTTCCAAATCGCTTCTGCCTCATCATCGCTCTCATGAACAGTCACCCAGAGTTTATCTTTAGGAAGTTTAAGCACTTCGGTCACAAATTCCCACGCGTGAGAGATGGCATCTTCTTTAAAGTAATCGCCAAAAGAGAAGTTTCCAAGCATTTCAAAAAAAGTATGATGGCGCGCTGTGTAGCCGACGTTATCAAGGTCATTGTGTTTTCCACCTGCACGGATGCACGTTTGACAGGTTGTCGCACGCGGAGGGTTTGGACGAGGGATTTCGCCTGTGAAAACACTCTTAAAAGGAACCATGCCTGCATTGGTAAACAGAAGCGTCGCGTCATCGGGCACAAGGGGAGAACTCTCGATAATCTTGTGACCTTTTTGTTCAAAAAACTTTAAAAACTCAGCTCTAACATCCATACTATTGTCCTAGTTTTATTATAAAAATTTATCTATTTTAACGAAAAAACCTAAAGGTTATTATTAAAGCCCCCAAAAACCGTATGAAAGAGAGGCCTACAACGTACACTTTTCACTCAGACGATACCCCACAATCCACCAACCCAGAACGACGATAATGGCACCTAAAAAGCCATTGAACGTCAGAAGGCAGAAAAGTCCCATAATGATCGCGATCATACCCAAGATATAGCTTCCAGAGAGCACACTAAAGATAGCAATGACAATGCCTGAAAGCCCTACGTAATTGAGGTAAATCACCTTGCCTAAAAGCGTTCTAAATTGACAGATAGGAAGCAGAGGATCTGCCGCGCACACAGCCACCCACGACTCTTTGACATAGACACCCTCTTTCATTGCCACAATAGCACCTGCGGCTACAATCAAAATCAAAAGTGTTCTAAAAAGACCGCACAATTTCGAGGTGGAAAGCCACAATGTTGAGCCCAAAACCATCACTAAAATGACCCAATTCAGTGCAAAATCATTACGCGCACTCTCTTGAACTAAAACCGCTAAGGCACTTAAAAACAAGATCAACCCACTCGCTTTTTCCATCAAACCATTAAGCTCTTTACGTTCGGTTGAAAAGTAAATGACCGCATACACCACAGCGATGATGCCCAGCGTTCCTAGCTCAAAGTTCAGATACCGCCCATCAAACGCTAAAGAGAGTGTCATCACAAGCACGATGCTGATGCTAAACAGATGCAAAACATCTTCCCAAAACGTTTCACCTTTGGGTTCACTGAGCGTTATAACGCTTATAAAACGCGCCATCGAACCTCGCATCGTGATCTCTTCGGCGATGAGAAAGCGCACCAGTTTAAGCCACAGTAAAAAAGCGACACTCAGACATAAAATCGCCCACGCCTCTTCCAAATTATTGCGCGAAACGATCCAATAGGCATTGGCTTGCCATGTGAGTGCTACCGAACCACCAAAGAGCGTTGTAAACCAGTACGGCGCTTTTTTGCACGAACATGTCGGCACGCCCCAAAGCCAAATCAAACCAACCAGACTGAGCGCACAACTGCTGATGAAAAGCCACAACGCATTGGGAAAGTTGGAGACAAAACCATGCAAGATGTGCTTATCGGCGCGATCGGCATCAAACAGACCCCAAAAACCGCCCACAGCCCCTTCACTCATACGTTTCCACGGTTGGTCAAATGCTTCGATAAAATTGTACTTCCAGCCACTCTCTTCCGCCATTTGGACAAAACCACGCGTGAAGATGGCTTGATTGACCGCACTTGGGTAGGCACCTTCTCGCATACGCCCTTCACTTGGCCAGCCTGTCTCACCGATGACGATCTCTTTATCAGGGATTTTTTGTTGCATCAACTCACGAATATTCTTTACATGTAAAAGCGCTTTTTCCACACTGATGGGCTTATCTTCCCAGTACGGCAAGATGTGAATCGTCACGCGATCGACCGCAGGTGCGACCTCGGGATGCTTGTTCCAAAACTCCCACACATCGGCATACGTGATGACCATATCGGGCAATGCTTGTTTTACTTCTTGGATATAGCCTACCAACTGTCCAGCACTCACATCGCGTCTTAACAACGCTTCATTGCCCACGACAACGGTTTCGACAATGTCTTTGTTCTCTTTGGCTAAACGAATCGTTGTGTCGATCTCTTTTTTCGTCAACGCCGCATCACTGCTCACCCACGCACCCAGCCACAGTTTCAGCCCATGTTTACGCGCAATCTCGGGTAACTCTTCAAGCCCAACGCTCGAATACGAGCGAATACAACTCGTAATCGTCGCCAAATGCGCCAAATCTTTGTCCATCTGCTCGGTCGAAGGACGAAACCCTTTAGGAATATCCATCGGTGACTCATTTTTGCCAAAAGGGGCATACGAGAGGCATTGCAGTTTGACATTGGAATCAAGCGTAATCAGGCTCGAAGAAGGCAAAGCCATCCAAAACCAAAAAAGCCCCAATGTGGCAAACATCGCAAGGTAAAAAAGGATCATTTTAAACGTGTGATTCATACAGCAGCACTCCATCTTTAATAGTTGCGCGATTATACTAGAAATGGGTTTAAGGGTTTACATGTAAAAGTAGAAATTGGCATGGATAAAGATATATCAACACGTATTAACCTATTCTTGAAATAAATTGAGAGTTATAAAAATGTTAGTTCTTAATTATCTACAAGCAGAATCCATTTCTTTACCACAGTTTCAATTTTAATAAAAAGAAGTTTTAGTAAACTATTGTTGATAAGCCCTTTACTTGTAGTGAGAGCTCACAACAACCAAGCGATAACCGTAGTTTTGTGTCTCAATACTCTTTTCACAAAGCTTAGTACGCAAACGCTTTACTAAAGAGCGTAGTCCTGCGATTCCCACATCTTCACCTTCCCATACATACTGTTCTATATGCTCGATTGAGACAATAATATTGGGGGTTTTGGCTAATAATGCCATCAGCCGACGCTCTTTTAATGTAAGCTTCATCACTTCATTAGATGCGTCATAAAGTAGT
Above is a genomic segment from Sulfurospirillum halorespirans DSM 13726 containing:
- a CDS encoding exo-beta-1,3-glucanase — translated: MNHTFKMILFYLAMFATLGLFWFWMALPSSSLITLDSNVKLQCLSYAPFGKNESPMDIPKGFRPSTEQMDKDLAHLATITSCIRSYSSVGLEELPEIARKHGLKLWLGAWVSSDAALTKKEIDTTIRLAKENKDIVETVVVGNEALLRRDVSAGQLVGYIQEVKQALPDMVITYADVWEFWNKHPEVAPAVDRVTIHILPYWEDKPISVEKALLHVKNIRELMQQKIPDKEIVIGETGWPSEGRMREGAYPSAVNQAIFTRGFVQMAEESGWKYNFIEAFDQPWKRMSEGAVGGFWGLFDADRADKHILHGFVSNFPNALWLFISSCALSLVGLIWLWGVPTCSCKKAPYWFTTLFGGSVALTWQANAYWIVSRNNLEEAWAILCLSVAFLLWLKLVRFLIAEEITMRGSMARFISVITLSEPKGETFWEDVLHLFSISIVLVMTLSLAFDGRYLNFELGTLGIIAVVYAVIYFSTERKELNGLMEKASGLILFLSALAVLVQESARNDFALNWVILVMVLGSTLWLSTSKLCGLFRTLLILIVAAGAIVAMKEGVYVKESWVAVCAADPLLPICQFRTLLGKVIYLNYVGLSGIVIAIFSVLSGSYILGMIAIIMGLFCLLTFNGFLGAIIVVLGWWIVGYRLSEKCTL